The Populus alba chromosome 6, ASM523922v2, whole genome shotgun sequence genome contains a region encoding:
- the LOC118048047 gene encoding uncharacterized protein, translating to MTSKTSSVPYTSLPSHPDSYPQNVIVLSYYHRPPNHILRRCLLFTTAILLLSAAVYLLYPSDPAIQISRIKLNHIRVNSSPELTLDVSFSLTIKVENRDFFSLDYDSLVVSVGYRGRELGFVNSKGGKIRARRSSYVDARLDLNGLEVIKDVFYLIQDLARGVIIFDTDTQVKGDLGLLLFKIPINGRVSCQVFVNTNNQTVEHQDCYPQ from the exons ATGACTTCTAAAACCTCCTCCGTACCGTACACCTCTCTACCTTCCCACCCGGACTCCTATCCCCAAAACGTCATCGTTCTCTCCTACTACCATCGACCTCCAAACCACATCCTCCGCCGCTGTCTCCTCTTCACAACCGCAATCCTCCTCCTCTCGGCCGCCGTCTACCTCCTCTACCCTTCCGACCCGGCGATCCAAATATCCCGAATCAAACTCAACCACATCCGAGTGAACTCGTCCCCTGAACTTACTCTGGACGTCTCATTCTCCCTCACAATTAAAGTTGAAAACAGGGATTTCTTCTCCCTGGATTACGATTCTCTTGTAGTTTCGGTTGGGTACCGAGGGAGAGAGCTAGGGTTTGTGAATTCAAAGGGAGGGAAAATCAGAGCGAGAAGGAGTTCGTATGTGGATGCAAGGCTTGATTTAAATGGTCTTGAGGTTATAAaggatgttttttatttgattcaggATTTGGCTAGAGGTGTTATTATTTTCGATACTGATACACAGGTTAAAGGAGACCTtggcctcttgcttttcaaaatcCCCATCAAT GGAAGAGTATCATGTCAAGTGTTTGTGAATACAAATAATCAGACAGTTGAGCATCAAGATTGTTACCCTCAG TGA